One Sporomusaceae bacterium ACPt DNA window includes the following coding sequences:
- the spoIIIAB gene encoding Stage III sporulation protein AB — MWLKILGSLMVVTAGACIGFSLAAHYTERPRQIRQIISCLTALKSHINYTAIPLPEALSLCTGGITGPVTEMFHNMATLLSNNGRLTPQEAMSQALRQTKKLVLNKPEREILAVFSANLGGMNREEQHKSLDMVHEQLSRIQYDAEKLCEQNVRMYRYLGVCGGLAVVIVLF; from the coding sequence ATGTGGTTGAAAATTCTTGGAAGTTTAATGGTTGTTACTGCCGGCGCTTGCATAGGCTTTAGTTTGGCAGCGCACTATACTGAACGCCCGCGTCAAATACGTCAAATAATCAGTTGTTTGACAGCACTTAAATCTCACATTAATTATACGGCAATACCACTCCCTGAGGCATTATCTTTGTGTACCGGGGGTATAACCGGGCCGGTAACGGAAATGTTTCACAACATGGCTACACTGTTGAGTAACAATGGCCGGCTTACGCCCCAGGAAGCTATGAGTCAGGCTTTACGGCAAACTAAGAAACTCGTTTTAAATAAACCTGAACGGGAAATTCTTGCAGTTTTTAGTGCCAACTTGGGCGGGATGAACCGTGAGGAACAGCATAAATCTCTGGACATGGTGCATGAACAACTGTCCAGAATTCAGTATGACGCCGAAAAACTCTGCGAACAAAACGTAAGAATGTATCGTTACTTGGGAGTATGCGGAGGATTGGCGGTGGTCATAGTTTTATTTTAA